In a single window of the Zonotrichia leucophrys gambelii isolate GWCS_2022_RI chromosome 2, RI_Zleu_2.0, whole genome shotgun sequence genome:
- the SDR16C5 gene encoding epidermal retinol dehydrogenase 2, whose translation MNFFLETLKVIVLLVYYLLESLVFLVVPARKKNVSGEIVLITGAGSGIGRLLAVKFASLGATVVLWDINQEGLKCTVGLVKETGAGRVHSYVCDCSKRQDIYRVADQVKKEVGDVSILINNAGIVVGKRFLDSPDSLVEKTMEVNTMAHFWTYKAFLPAMIAANHGHLVSIASCAGLCGTSQASDYCASKFAAVGFAESIDIEMRSLRKTGVKTTIVCPYVINTGMFDGVKSKWPRMIANLDPEYVAERTVSAVRQNQEVLLMPRIAYLLPFLKSFLPVKALVLLLDYFGLDDMMNTFKGRPKKE comes from the exons ATGAACTTCTTCCTGGAAACATTAAAAGTGATTGTACTTCTTGTTTACTACTTACTGGAGTCACTGGTGTTCTTGGTTGTTCCTGCACGGAAGAAGAATGTTAGTGGTGAAATCGTATTAATAACAGGAGCGGGAAGTGGCATTGGAAGACTCTTAGCAGTGAAGTTTGCCAGCCTTGGAGCCACGGTGGTCCTCTGGGATATTAATCAAGAAGGGCTCAAATGCACAGTAGGACTGGTCAAGGaaacaggagcaggaagagTACACTCTTATGTCTGTGACTGTAGCAAAAGACAGGATATCTACAGAGTAGCTGACCAG GTTAAAAAAGAAGTTGGTGATGTCAGCATCTTGATCAACAATGCTGGTATTGTAGTTGGGAAGAGATTTCTTGATTCTCCAGATTCACTTGTAGAAAAAACCATGGAAGTGAACACAATGGCACACTTCTGG ACTTACAAAGCCTTCCTCCCAGCAATGATTGCCGCCAACCACGGACACTTGGTTAGCATAGCAAGCTGTGCAGGACTCTGTGGAACCAGTCAGGCTTCAG attaCTGTGCAAGTAAATTTGCAGCAGTTGGTTTTGCAGAGTCAATTGATATAGAGATGAGAAGTCTGAGAAAGACTGGTGTTAAAACCACAATTGTGTGTCCTTACGTCATAAACACGGGAATGTTTGATGGTGTTAAATCCAA GTGGCCACGTATGATTGCTAATCTGGATCCGGAGTACGTGGCCGAGAGGACAGTCAGTGCTGTTCGGCAGAACCAAGAAGTTTTGCTTATGCCACGCATCGCTTATCTTTTACCTTTTCTAAAAAG CTTCCTACCAGTGAAAGCGCTAGTTCTCCTTTTAGACTACTTTGGACTCGATGATATGATGAATACCTTCAAAGGTCGACCAAAGAAGGAgtga